CGGTTGCGGAAGAAGTCGTTGCCCTTGCGGCCCACCGTGGAGACGCGCACCTGGAGGTTGCTGTTCTCGTACAGGTAGCGGTTGGCGCGGCGGATGACGTTGGAGTTGAAGCCGCCGGCGAGGCCGCGGTCGGACGTGAGGAGCAGCAGCTCCACGCGGCGGATGGGGCGGGTGGCGAGCAGCGGGTGCGCCAGCTCCTGGTCGGCGGAGCGCACGGCCAGCTCGGAGATGATCTGCTCCAGCGTCTGCGCGTACGGGCGGGCGGCGAGGATGGCGTCCTGCGCCTTCCGCAGCTTCGCGGCGGAGACCATCTTCATGGCCTTGGTGATCTGCCGCGTGTTCTTCACCGAGCGGATGCGCTTGCGGATGTCGCGAAGGGACGCCATGGACCGGAAACTCCTCGTAAGACGTGCGGCGCGCGCCCCGTGACAGCCCGGGCTGGCCTTAAGGGACGGCGGGCCCCCTATATAGGCGGGGCGGAGGCCGGTCAACGGCGGGGTGCCCGGACCCGGGGCCCCTGCCTGCCACCAGAGCCCGCCGCCATGGCCCGTCCGGGGGCCGGGCGGGCGTGACCAGTTCCCGCCAGAGGGGCGCGGGTGGTGCTTTCCGAGCGGGGGGCTCCGGAAGAGAATGGCCCCTTCCGACCGTTCTGCGGGGTCCATGAAGGCTGGCGGCACGACCAGGGTGTGGGTACGCAGGGGCCTGGGGCTGCTCGGGCTGGCCCTGGCCGTCCTGCTGGGTCTGTCCCACTTCGTGCGCCTGCGCTACCAGGGCCGCATCGTGCCGCTGGCCGTGGCTCCGGAGGCCCCCATCGCCCTGGTGTTCGGGGCGGGGCTGGCGCCGGGCGCGGTGCCGTCGCCGGTGCTGGCGCAGCGGCTGGACGCGGCCATCGCGCTCTGGCGGCAGGGCAAGGTGCGGTCGCTCCTGGTGAGCGGGGACAACTCCGCGCCCTTCCACAACGAGACGCGGGCCATGCGGCGCTACCTGCTGGAGCGCGGCGTGCCGGAGGACGCGGTGATGGGGGACGAGGCGGGACTGTCCACCTATGACAGCTGCCTGCGGGCGCGCTCGGTGTTCGGCGCGGACCGGGCGGTGCTCGTCACGCAGCGCTTCCACCTGTCGCGGGCGCTCTTCATCGCCAACTCGGTGGGCATCGACGCGTGGGGCGTGGCGGCGGACGAGGGACGGGCGACTCCCTGGCGCTACACGGTGCGCGAGACGCTGTCCCGGGTGCTGGCGCTGGGGATGGTGCTCTTCGAGGTGAAGCCCGGCAGCACTGACGGCCAGCCGCCGACGGCTCCCCGCTGACGGGGGACCAGGCCCGCCAGGCAGGCGGGCGGCGTCCATTGCCGCTCCCGTCCGGGGGGCCCATTTTCGTGGGGACACGGAAGCTTTTCTCAACCGTCCCTGTCGAGGAGACCCCATGAAGTTCAACAAGCTCGGAGACGAGGATGTGGGCGAGTCCACCTCGCTGCGCCACCGGAACCCGGACACAGGAGAGGACGAGATCAACATCTCGGACCAGGACCTGGCGCTGTCGCCCCCCATGGAGGAGGAAGCGGATGCGCGGGACATCCTGCCGGATCAGATCCAGCGCTTCGGCCGGGGCGATGAAGAGGAAGAGGAGCGCGAGCTGACCGCGCAGCCCGACGAGCCCGGACCGCGTGCCCAGTCGCCTGACCTGCTGCCCGAGGGGTAGCCGGGTCCAGCGGTCGGATGCGGCGCAAAGAACAGGGCGCGTCCCCGTGCATGGGACGCGCCCTTCGTTTTCAGGCGGGGCCTCCGAGGGGAGGCCCCATGCGGCCCGGCACTAACGGCGCGAGGACTTCTTCGCGGCGGCCTTCTTCGCGGCCCCGCGCGTGGATGCGCCCTTCTTGGCGGCTGCCCCCTTCTTGGTAGCGCCCTTCTTCGCGGCGGCCTTGCCCGTGGCCTTCTTCGCGGCAGTCCCGCGCGTCTGAGCGCCCTTCTTCGCGGCGGCCTTGCCCGTGGCCTTCTTCGCGGCAGCCCCGCGCGTCTGAGCCCCCTTCTTCGCGGTGGCACTCTTCTTCGCGGCAGCGCCACGCTTCTGGGCCGCTCCCTTCGCGGCAGTGCCGCGGGTTCGGGTCGCACCCTTCTTCGCAGCGGACCTCTTCGCTGCGGTCTTGCCCGTGGCTTTCTTCGCGGCCCCACGCGCGGGCGCGGCCTTCTTCGCGGCGCCCTTCTTCCCGGCCGCCTTGCGCGCTCGCGTTCGGGTGGAGACAGCTTCGCTCGGCGCCTCCGCTTCGGGGGCATCGGCCTTCTTCGCGATGCCCTTGGGGGCCTTCTTCGCGGCGGGGCGCTTGGGCTCGGGCTCCTCGAACAGCTCCTCCTGCTCGGGGGCCTCCTCTTCGGCGGCCTCGGCCTCCGCCTCACCCGTGTCCTCGGCCAGTTCCGCCTCCAGTTCCTCCTCGCCGGACACCTCGGCCTCCGTGTCCTCGGCCTCCGCGGCTTCAAGCTCGTCGGCGGCCTCCGCGGCTTCGAGTTCCTCCTCCTCGTCCTCGCCCGCGTCATGAGCCAGGGCGGCCAGGGCTCCCGAGTAGTCGCCGCCACGGCCAGCGGGGGCTCCCTCCTCGTCCTCCAGCGCCTGCGCGGCCGCTCCGGACAGCGCTCCCTGGAGCACGGCGTTCATGGCTCGCGCGAAGGTCCGCTCCCCGAAGCTCTCCACCTCTTCCACGGGCGGAATCAGCACCTCGAGCATGTCCTTGAGCCTGCGGTACAGCCGCATCTCCTTCTTCTCGCCGTCCCAGGTGCCGAAGACCCAGGTGTCGCCGTCCAGCGCGTCCACCCAGCCGGGCAGCGGTCCGCCGCCGTCCCCCTGCTCCTCCATCGCGGACTTGCGCGCGACGAACAGGTGCCGGTGCGCCCCCTTCAGCCCGAAGCGCCACACGCCCGCGGCGGGCAGGCCCACCACCATCAGCCGGCTCTTCTCCAGGACGCTGGGCGCTCCCTCCTCGCCACGCAGCGGGAACAGCCGCACCTCGCCCTGGAACTCACCGCCGTTGAGCGCCTGGTACAGGTCCGCCAGGTCCTCGGGGAACGGGACGCCGCACTCCGTCTCCGCGCGGCGGACCTCTTCCGCCTGCACACCCTCCGAGGTCGCCTTCGCCGACTTGCGCAGTGCCTCCAACCACTCGTGCATGACCCCTCCACGACATCGACAGCCACCAGGGCTCGCACCTTATGGCGCCTTGGGCCCCCGTGAGCAGTGTGCATGTCGGGTTTCGTCCACCCGACGGCCTCTAGACATATCTGGACAACCTGACACGCCCGCCCCCTCCATCCCTCCTGGCCGCCTGCCCCGGGTCCAGGCAACCCGGATGGAAGCCCGTCCCCCCGGGCGTTAGGAAGGCGCCATGGCGCATCCCGTAAGCATCGAGGCAACGACCGAGACCTTCGACTCGCTCGTCATGGAACCCCGCGACGAGCTGGTGGTGGTGGACTTCTGGGGCCCCGGTTGCCCGAACTGCGACATCTACGCCGCCGCCGAACCCGAGCTCCTCAAGGAGCTGGACGGCGCCCCCATGCGCGTCGTCAAGGTCAACGCCTACGAGCACGAGGCCCTGGCCACCCGCTTCGGCCTGTTCGGCATCCCCACCTTCCTGCTGTTCCGCAACGGGAAGCTGCTGGGGAAGATGAGCCAGTACTACGGCAAGCCGTACTTCCTGGGCGTCATCCGGGACCACCTGCCCGGCGGAGCCAAGGCGCAGGCTTGAGAAGCCCTCAGTCCCGGTAGCCGCGCGCCTGGAGCCGGAACAGGTGCGCGTACCGCCCGTCCAGCGCCATCAGCTCGTCGTGGCTGCCCAGCTCCTGCACCGTGCCGTTGTGGAGCACGGCGATCTGATCCGCCATGCGCACCGTGGAGAAGCGGTGCGAAATCACGATGGCGATGCGGTCCGCGGCCAGCGCCTGGAAGCGCTCGAAGAGGGCGTGCTCGGCCTCCGCGTCGATGCTCGCCGTGGGCTCGTCCAGGATGAGCACCTCCGCGTCGTCACGCATGAACGCGCGTGAGACGGCGAGCTTCTGCCACTGGCCGCTCGACAGCTCCTGGCCCTTCTCGAACCAGCCGCCCAGCATCGTGTCGTACTGCGCCGGCAGCGCCGCGATGACGGAGTTGGCCCCGCCCTGCTCCGCCGCCCGTTCGATGCGGGGCCGGTCCTCCAGCGCGGGCACGTGGCCCAGGCCGATGTTCTCCGACACGCTGAACTGGTAGCGCACGAAGTCCTGGAACACCGCCCCGAAGCGGCCACGCAGGTCGTCCGCGTCCATCCGCGCCGTGTCCACGCCGCCGTAGAGGACCTGTCCCTCCGTGGGCTCGTACATGCGCAAGAGCAGCTTCACGAGCGTGCTCTTCCCCGCGCCATTCTCCCCCACCAGCGCCAGCTTCTGGCCGGGCTTGAGCGTGAGGTTCACGTTGCGCAGCGCCCACGCGTCCTTGCCCGCGTAGCGGAAGGAGACGTCCTTCAGCTCGATGGCGTTGTGCCTGCCGCGCGGCGGTGAGACGGCGGGCAGCACGCGCGGCGTGTTCTCCACCGTGGGGATGTCCAGGTAGGCGAAGAGGTTGCTCATGAAGAGCGCGTCCTCGTACATGGAGCCCACGCTGGTGAGGATGCCCTGGAACGCGGCCTGCCCCTGCCGGAACACGGCCAGGTACAGCACCATGTCGCCCACGGAGATGCCGCCGGCCGCCGCCTTGCTGGCCACGAAGAGGTAGCAGCCGTAGAAGGCCGCCAGCGACAGCAGGCCCAGCCCCAGGCCCCACACCATGCGCTTGCGCGCGAGCGCCCGGTCCTCCGAGAAGAACTTCTGGAACAGGTCGCGGTAGCGCCCCAGCACCAGCGGCCCCAACCCGAAGAGCTTCACCTCCTTCACGGTGCTGTCTCGCGTGAGGATCCACTCCAGGTAGTTGAGCTTGCGGCCCTCCGGCGCGCGCCACGAGTACAACCGGAAGCCCTCCGCCGCCAGCCGCGCCTCCGCGATGAACGCGGGGATGGACGCGGCGAGCAGCACCACCACGCTCCACGGCGACAGCGCCACGAGCAGCACCGCGTAGGTGGACAGGGTGATGACGTTGCGCACGATGCTGAACGCCTGCATCACCAGCGACAGCGGGCGCGCGTTCGCCTCGCGCCGCGCGTTCTGCATCTTGTCGTAGGTGTCCGAGTCCTCGAAGTGCTTCAGCTCCAGGTCCAGCGCCTTCTGGAGGATGCGCTCGTTGAGCAGGTTGCCCAGGTGCGCGCGCAGGAGGTCCTTCGTGAGCGTGAGCCCCCGGTCCACCACCGCGGAGGCCACCATCAGCGCGAACTCCGTGGCCACGAGCCCCACGACGCGCGAGTTCGCCGCCACGTCGCCCTTCGCCGCGGCCACCACCGTGTCCACGATGAGCTTGCCCACCCACGCGATGCCCGCCGGCAGCACCGCCGCCACCAGCGTGAGCGCGCCCAGCACCACCGCGCCCCGGGGGCTCGCCCTCCAGAAGAGGTGGAAGGTGCCCGGGAGCTGCTTGAAGAGGATGCCCGCGTTCTTCAGGCGGGCCCGGAGCGTAGGCGGCGGTGTCGGAAGGGGGGGTGACAAGGTGCCGCCCCTCATAACGCTCCAGCGCCCGCCGCGCTGGACTTCCCTGCCTTCAGGAGGCCGGGGTGCCCCCGCCGTCTGGCAGGGGGGTGGGCGGGGCGGCGTGCCGCGAGATGAGCACGTCGCAGCGCGAGTGCCGCAGCACGCCCTCCGTCAGCGAGGTGGGCGGGTTCGCGGAGGACATGCCCAGCGTGAGCAGGTCCGAGTCGCGCTCCCGTGCCTCCGCGAGGATGCACTCGCACGGGTCTCCGAAGCGCAGGCGGAGCTCCATCGCCCGGCCTGTCTCCCGGTACGGCGCCAGGAAGCGCGCGAGCGCTCTTCGCGCCGCGTCCTCCCGCTCCTGCCGCAGCCGCAGCTGCTCCGCGAGGGGGGCGTCCTCGTTCTCGCGCAGGTCCACCACGTGCAGCACCTCGATGGGGGTCGAGGCCGGACACAGGCGCATCGTCAGCTCCAGCGCGCGGCGGGACTCCCGCGAGAAGTTCACCGCGACGAGGGGCCGGTGGTAGACGCGGCCAGGGTGCGGCATCACCACCAGCACGGACGCGTCCACCTCGCGCACCAGGCGCATCACCATGGCGTCGTCCGGCAGGGGCTTCGCGGGTTGGGGCAGGTGCGGCCGGCCCACCACCAGCACCTCCACGCCCTGGTCCTTCGCCAGCTCCGCCGCCTCGTGTGGCGCGTCACCGGTGCGTAGCTCCTCGCGCACGTCCACGTCGGGCCGCTGCCGCAGCCGCTTCGCCGCGGACGTCACCGACCGGCGCAGGCACTGCTCGCCGTCCACCGCCCCGTCCGGGCCGGCGTGGCCATCCAAGGCCGGGCTCACGTGCAGCACGCTGAAGGCCGCCCCATGCGCGAGCGGAAGCCGCAGCGCGCGGGCCAGCGCGAACTCGGATTGCAGGGAGAAGTCCAACCCCACCGCCACCCGCCGCAGCCCCCGCTGGGCGCGAGGGAGGCTGTCGGGCAGCAAGGGCAGGCTCCTCCTGGAAGACACGTTTGGCCTCATCTCGACTCCCTCCCCCTTCACCACGGGACGCACCGCGAAGGGTTGCCGTCTCACGCGGGCCCTCATGGACATACATTCAGACCCGTCGGTGGATGTGCCACCCGTCTTCTGCGGGGACGCTGCGTCCGCAGCCCTGCGGCGCGGCATGCGAGCGGCGTGGCCCGGCGGGACGCTCTGGCGGGGGCAGGCGGACAGGCCTTCCATCCTCTGGACGCCGTC
The sequence above is drawn from the Corallococcus sp. NCRR genome and encodes:
- a CDS encoding SanA/YdcF family protein: MKAGGTTRVWVRRGLGLLGLALAVLLGLSHFVRLRYQGRIVPLAVAPEAPIALVFGAGLAPGAVPSPVLAQRLDAAIALWRQGKVRSLLVSGDNSAPFHNETRAMRRYLLERGVPEDAVMGDEAGLSTYDSCLRARSVFGADRAVLVTQRFHLSRALFIANSVGIDAWGVAADEGRATPWRYTVRETLSRVLALGMVLFEVKPGSTDGQPPTAPR
- a CDS encoding SMI1/KNR4 family protein; translation: MHEWLEALRKSAKATSEGVQAEEVRRAETECGVPFPEDLADLYQALNGGEFQGEVRLFPLRGEEGAPSVLEKSRLMVVGLPAAGVWRFGLKGAHRHLFVARKSAMEEQGDGGGPLPGWVDALDGDTWVFGTWDGEKKEMRLYRRLKDMLEVLIPPVEEVESFGERTFARAMNAVLQGALSGAAAQALEDEEGAPAGRGGDYSGALAALAHDAGEDEEEELEAAEAADELEAAEAEDTEAEVSGEEELEAELAEDTGEAEAEAAEEEAPEQEELFEEPEPKRPAAKKAPKGIAKKADAPEAEAPSEAVSTRTRARKAAGKKGAAKKAAPARGAAKKATGKTAAKRSAAKKGATRTRGTAAKGAAQKRGAAAKKSATAKKGAQTRGAAAKKATGKAAAKKGAQTRGTAAKKATGKAAAKKGATKKGAAAKKGASTRGAAKKAAAKKSSRR
- a CDS encoding thioredoxin family protein; protein product: MAHPVSIEATTETFDSLVMEPRDELVVVDFWGPGCPNCDIYAAAEPELLKELDGAPMRVVKVNAYEHEALATRFGLFGIPTFLLFRNGKLLGKMSQYYGKPYFLGVIRDHLPGGAKAQA
- a CDS encoding ABC transporter ATP-binding protein, with product MRGGTLSPPLPTPPPTLRARLKNAGILFKQLPGTFHLFWRASPRGAVVLGALTLVAAVLPAGIAWVGKLIVDTVVAAAKGDVAANSRVVGLVATEFALMVASAVVDRGLTLTKDLLRAHLGNLLNERILQKALDLELKHFEDSDTYDKMQNARREANARPLSLVMQAFSIVRNVITLSTYAVLLVALSPWSVVVLLAASIPAFIAEARLAAEGFRLYSWRAPEGRKLNYLEWILTRDSTVKEVKLFGLGPLVLGRYRDLFQKFFSEDRALARKRMVWGLGLGLLSLAAFYGCYLFVASKAAAGGISVGDMVLYLAVFRQGQAAFQGILTSVGSMYEDALFMSNLFAYLDIPTVENTPRVLPAVSPPRGRHNAIELKDVSFRYAGKDAWALRNVNLTLKPGQKLALVGENGAGKSTLVKLLLRMYEPTEGQVLYGGVDTARMDADDLRGRFGAVFQDFVRYQFSVSENIGLGHVPALEDRPRIERAAEQGGANSVIAALPAQYDTMLGGWFEKGQELSSGQWQKLAVSRAFMRDDAEVLILDEPTASIDAEAEHALFERFQALAADRIAIVISHRFSTVRMADQIAVLHNGTVQELGSHDELMALDGRYAHLFRLQARGYRD
- a CDS encoding universal stress protein; the encoded protein is MLPDSLPRAQRGLRRVAVGLDFSLQSEFALARALRLPLAHGAAFSVLHVSPALDGHAGPDGAVDGEQCLRRSVTSAAKRLRQRPDVDVREELRTGDAPHEAAELAKDQGVEVLVVGRPHLPQPAKPLPDDAMVMRLVREVDASVLVVMPHPGRVYHRPLVAVNFSRESRRALELTMRLCPASTPIEVLHVVDLRENEDAPLAEQLRLRQEREDAARRALARFLAPYRETGRAMELRLRFGDPCECILAEARERDSDLLTLGMSSANPPTSLTEGVLRHSRCDVLISRHAAPPTPLPDGGGTPAS